The following coding sequences are from one Diospyros lotus cultivar Yz01 chromosome 7, ASM1463336v1, whole genome shotgun sequence window:
- the LOC127806241 gene encoding prefoldin subunit 1, which translates to MADDATRTTFLEIQGRMIETTGKLKQVQNQMRNKETEKKRAYLTLEELRQLSDDTNTYKAIGRTFLLEPKSILMEEQEQKLKDSETAIASLQSSKEYLEKQIAEVENNLTELLKQDPGLARQIMSMSVM; encoded by the exons ATGGCCGACGATGCAACCAGAACG ACTTTTCTCGAGATTCAAGGTCGTATGATTGAGACTACCGGGAAACTGAAGCAG GTCCAGAACCAGATGAGAaataaagaaacagaaaagaagCGTGCTTATCTAACTTTGGAGGAGCTACGACAGTTGTCCGATGATACAAATACCTACAAGGCTATAG gGAGAAC GTTTTTGTTAGAGCCCAAATCAATTTTAATGGAGGAACAGGAACAAAAGCTCAAAGATAGTGAAACTGCAATTGCTTCTCTGCAG AGTTCAAAAGAGTACTTAGAGAAGCAGATTGCAGAAGTGGAGAACAACCTGACGGAGTTGTTGAAGCAAGATCCAGGCCTTGCTCGTCAGATAATGTCAATGTCTGTAATGTGA